Below is a genomic region from Isosphaeraceae bacterium EP7.
CACCCTTATACGTTTGCGCTCGTGTTGCCCGATTGCCGACCGGGCCGAGGGTACCATTGCACTCCTCCGTTACGCTTTGGGAGGAGACCGCCCCAGTCAAACTGCCCGGAGAACACGGTCCCGGCGCGAGCTCATCGCGCCGGTGAGGGCCAACGTCCAAGCAGGGTGGTATTTCACCGGTGGCTCCCCGCCGGCTGGCGCCGTCGGATCGTAGCCTCCCACCTATGCTACACAGCGTGGACGCAGGACCAATGTCATCTTGCAGTAAAGGTTCACGGGGTCTTTCCGTCTGACCGCGGGTACGTGGCATCTTCACCACGACTACAGTTTCACCGGGTCCCTCGTGGAGACAGCGCTCCAGTCGTTACGCCATTCATGCAGGTCGGAACTTACCCGACAAGGAACTTCGCTACCTTAGGACCGTCATAGTTACGGCCGCCGTTTATCGGGGCTTCGGTCGCCGGCTACGCTTGCGCTCACCGCCTCCCTTAACCTACCGACACCGAGCAGGCGTCAGACTCTATACGTCCTCTTGCGAGTTAGCAGAGTCCTGTGTTTTTGATAAACAGTCGCTAGAGCCGATTCTCTGCGGCTCCCATCTCGCGATGGGAGCTCCCCTTATCCCGAAGTTACGGGGTCATTTTGCCGAGTTCCTTCACGAGGGTTCTCCCGAACGCCTTCGGATGCTCGCCTAGCACACCTGTGTCGGATTGCGGTACGGGCCGACGGATCGTCCTCGCGGGGCTTTTCGTGGCCATGAAGTCATCAGGCTTCCAGATCGAATGCTGTCGGCCTTGCGGCACGGGGCAATCTAACGCCCCGACCTGACTCATCACGGCGTCCTCCGCGATTCAACCTCACCGCCGGGTGGAGGAATATTAACCCCCTGCCCATCGTCTACGCCCTTGGGCCTCGACTTAGGTCCCGACTGACCCTGGGCGGATTGACCTTCCCCAGGAAACCTTGTGCTTTCGGCGGATGGGCTTCCCACCCATCTTATCGTTACTCGTTCCGGCATTCGCACTCGGGGGCGCTCCACCGGTCCTTACGGTCCGGCTTCGATGCGGCCTCCGACGCTCTCCTACCATTCAATTAAGAATCCGCGACTGCGGCGCGACGCTTGAGTCCCCGTCATTTTCGGCGCGGGATGGCTCGACCGGTAAGCTGTTACGCACTTTTGAAATGGTGGCTGCTTCTAAGCCAACATCCCGGCTGTCACCGCGATCCCACTTCCTTTACCACTGAGCGTCGTCTTGGGGGCCTTGGTCGGCGGTCTGGGTTGTTTCCCTCTCGAGCATGGAGCTTATCCCCCACGCTCTGACTCCCGGAGTACATCGTGCGGTATTCGGAGTTGGGTTTCGGTGGGTAGGCGGGAAGCCCCCCATCCGAAGTCCGTCGCTCTACCCCCGCACGACAATGGTCCGAGGCTGGCCCTAAAGCCATTTCGGAGAGAACGAGCTATCTCGAGGTTTGATAAGACTTTGACTCCTCCCCACGGGTCCTCCCCCAGTTTTTCAACACTGGTGGGTTCGGTCCTCCACGGCCGGTTAGGGCCGCTTCAACCTGCCCATGGGTAGATCACCTCGTTTCGCGTCTACTGCGTGCGACTATGTCGCCCTGTTCAGACTCGGTTTCCCTGCGGCTCCCCTCCTGAAGAGGTTAACCTGGGGCCGCACACAGTAACTCGCCGGATCATTATGCAAAAGGCACGCGGTCAGGCTGGCACGAGGCCAAACGCCCTCCCACCGCTCGTAGGCACGGGGTTTCAGGATCAGTGTCCTCCCCTGGTCGGGGTTCTTCCCACCGTTCGGTCGCCCTACTGGGTTCGCTATCGGTCGTCATCGAGTGCTTAGCCTTGCGGGAGGGTCCCCGCCGATTCAGGCCGGGTTTCACGTGCCCGACCCTACTCGGGTACCGGATAGGAGGAGTTCCCATGTCGCCTACGGGACTATCACCCGCTGCGGTGCCGCATTCCAGCGGACTTCGGCTACAGAAACTCGCATTCCATGGCTCCGGCCCCACGACCCCGCCGGGTGTCCCCGACGGTTTAGGCTGGTCCCCGTTCGCTCGCCGCTACTGAGGGAGTCTCGGTTGATTTCTTTTCCTCCGGGTACTGAGATGTTTCAGTTCCCCGGGTCTTCCGCAGGTATTCCGGGATCAATGCTCGTTGGGCAGCTCCCCCGGACATTTCGCAGCCTTCCACGCCTGCATTCCTGATGACGCCTAGGCATCCCCCCCGTGCCCTTAGGAGCTTGACCACGCCGACCCGAACCCGCCCTGTCGGACCCACGACCTTTCGGCCTTGATCCAGCCTGGCTCATCCGGACCGATGCGGTCCTCTCTCTGCTCTGCAAGTCAATCGTCGCCTCACGGCGAGGACTGACTTATCACTATCGCTCCGAAGGTCCACTTTCGTGGAGATGAAACGTGCAAGTCGCCCCTCCGAGGCTCATGGGCCGAAGCCCACGCCCGCCGGAGGCGGAGATGTATCACGTCCTAGAAACTTCTTGCGTGACTGACACCGGATTGTCAAAGAGTGTCCCTCCGACGGCCGAAGCCGCCGAGAGACCCGGCCACCGGCCGGAGGGCGACGTCCGCACAGTCAAGTGCAGGCGACGCCCCCCGCCCGGTGAAGCAGGGGGGGGGACCGAATCCCCAAACCATCCGAGTGAACAATCGCCGGACGGGACGAACCCGGCCGGCGACTATCCGCGCGGTGATCGATCGAGCGAGAAGACAGATCCAGCGTGTGAACCTCTGAGGGAAGCCGACGCGTGCCGCCGCGGTTGCGGGCGGTGCCGATAACTTGGAGACATCCTTAGAAAGGAGGTGATCCAACCGCAGGTTCCCCTACGGTTACCTTGTTACGACTTAGTCCCCATCACGGGTTTCATCTTCGGCGCCTGCCTTGCGGCTCCGGCGACTTCGGATGCCCCCCGCTTTGGTGGCTTGACGGGCGGTGTGTACAAGGCTCAGGAACACATTCACCGCGGCATGCTGATCCGCGATTACTAGCGATTCCGGCTTCATGCGGGCGGGTTGCAGCCCGCAATCCGAACTGGGGGGCGGTTTTTGCGATTGGCGCACCGTTGCCGGTTGGCTTCGCTCTGTCCGACCCATTGTAGTACGTGTGCAGCCCCAGGCATAAGGGCCATGAGGACTTGACGTCATCCCCGCCTTCCTCCGGCTTAACGCCGGCGGTCTGTCCAGAGTCCCCGCCATGACGCGTTGGCAACTGGACACAGGGGTTTCGCTCGTTAGGGGACTTAACCCAACACCTCACGGCACGAGCTGACGACAGCCATGCAGCACCTGTGCACGTTGTACCTTGCGGCCTCACCGACGTTTCCGCCGGCTAATCCGTGCATGTCAAGCCTGGGATAAGGTTTTGCGCGTAGCCTCGAATTAAGCCACATACTCCACCGCTTGTGTGAGCCCCCGTCAATTCCTTTGAGTTTCAGCCTTGCGACCATACTCCCCAGGCGGGACACTTCACGGTTTCCCTGCGGCAGGGAGCCCATCGGCGAGCCCCCTACCCAGTGTCCATCGTTTACGGCTAGGACTACCGGGGTATCTAATCCCGTTCGCTCCCCTAGCTTTCGCGCCTCAGCGTCAGTAGACGTCCAGGGGCTCGCTTTCGCCACGGGCGTTCCTTCCGATCTCAACGCATTTCACCGCTCCACCGGAAGTTCCAGCCCCCCCTACGTCCCTCAAGACTGCCCGTTTCGGATCCAGTTCCCCGGTTGAGCCGGGGGATTTCAGACTCCGACGCGGCAATCCGCCTACGCGCTCTTTAAGCCCAGTGATTCCGAATAACGTTCGCACGGTTCGTCTTACCGCGGCTGCTGGCACGAACTTAGCCCGTGCTTCCTCCAGGGATCGGTCAAGGACGGCTCTGCGCCGCCCCTTCCTCCCCCTCGACAGGAGTTTACAACCCGAAGGCCTTCATCCTCCACGCGGCGTCGCTCGGTCAGGCTTGCGCCCATTGCCGAAGATTCTCGACTGCAGCCTCCCGTAGGAGTCTGGGCAGTGTCTCAGTCCCAGTGTGCCGGGCCACGCTCGCACGCCCGGTAGGCATCGAAGGCTTGGTGGGCCGTTACCCCGCCAACTACCTAATACCACGACGGCCCGTCCCACGGCGGAATCGCACCTTTGGTCGCGGGGAAATGCCTCCCCGCGACGTCGCTGGGAATTACCCGGGATTTCTCCCGGCTATGCCCAACCATGGGGTTGGTTACCGTCGCCTTACTCACCCTTGCGCCACTCACCTTGCGGTGCGTACGACTTGCATGCCTAATCCACGCCGCCAACGTTCATTCTGAGCCAGGATCAAACCCTTCGAGATGAGGTCGAGATAAGAGAAGCGTAGTCCGGGAATAAATCCCCGTCCCGCACTCCTCCTCCGAACCATTCCTCTGGGTCGAGGAAAAAAACTTGGTCGCACCAGCCAAGGGCTTTAACCCCCCCGGCCGGAGCTGAGTCCGCCCGCATCATCCGTCCGAGCGACTCCGAAGAGCCCCCCGTCCCGATGAGTGCGACGACTCGCATCGGCTTCCCTCAAGGGTCCACTCATGTGGACTGTCTTCTCGATCGACCGAATTGTCAAAGAACCGACTCGAACCGAACAGTCGATACCGGGGCCGCGATCGCTCGCCGCCCGTCGCGACCGGGTCGTCTCCGGGCGTCTGCACGCCCCTCGAACCCCCCGGCCACCTTCGACACCCGCATCCGCGTCACCGCGTTTCCGCAGCGTTTCGCGTCAGGAGGGGCCACTGTATCGCGTGGCCCCGTCAGGCGTCAACCCCGATTTTTTCGGCCCCGTCGTCTCGACCGGGCCACGTCTTGAATGATCCACCCGTCGGGTCTTGCGATCTTTGCCCCGAGAGGCCTGACCGCGGACTCGAGTGAACCGGACGTTTGAGTCACCCTTCGTGTCGTTTCGCGTCTCCGCGACTCGTCACTGGCGACAAGGGGGATATTACCCGAGCTTCACGGACAGTCAACACTTTCGTCTCGCTTCGTTTTTTATTCGAGCTTTTCGCTCAAGCCCTTCCTCTATATGGGGGCATTCCATATTCAGCCAAGATTCTTCGCCCAACTTCGTTTTAGAATCGCGGACTCGACACCTTTTTCACCGAACTTTCGAAGTGCTTACCGTTCGATTGGCCGATCTCTCCAACTCATGAGGTTTCCCGATGACTCGTTTCGTCCTCGCGGCCACCCCTCTCTTGCTCTCGCTTGCGGTTCAAAGCCCTACATTGGCGCAAGAAAAGGAGCATCGGATGCCCCCGACGATCACTGTGACTGGGATCGGCAAAATTTCGGCCGTCCCGGATATCGCTCAGATCAATGTCGGGGTCGTCACCCAGGCCGCCACGGCAGGGGAGGCCCTCGCCGGCAATTCGTCCTCGATGACCAAGCTTTACGCGATTCTCAAAGAGCGTGGTGTCGCCACCAAGGACCTTCAGACCTCTCAGGTCTCAATCTCCCCCGTCTATTCCCAGCCTGCACCCCATAATCCCCAGGCCCCGAACAACGAATTTGTCCCGCGAATCGTCGGCTATCGCGTGGACAATACGCTGGAGATCACCGCCCGGAAGATCGAGAAGCTAGGCGAGCTGCTCGACGCCCTGGTGCAGTCGGGGGCCAACCAGATTCACGGCATCTCGTTCCGCGTGGACAAGCCCGAGGGACTACTCGATTCCGCCCGCAAACAGGCGATGCAAGATGCCAAGCGGAAGGCCGAGATGCTCGCTGGTGAGGCGGGGGTCGTCGTCGGTCACCCCAGATCGATCTCGGAAGGCTCCGATTTCCAGCCCCCGGTGCCCAAGTTTGCCGGTGCCATGAGGATGATGGCCGCGGATTCGACGCCGGTGGCCGCGGGCGAGCAAGAATTGAGCGTGACGGTGAACGTCGTCTATGAGCTGATATTGCCCAAATAACCAGGATTAGCCACTTACCTTCAAGCTCCCGGTCGACGGAGGCCGAACACTTCGATTGACGCGACGTCGGGACGACACTACCATGCCGCCGCCTTCCGCTCCGCCGGCTTGTTGCGTTCGGCCAAGTTTTCCGGCCGCTCGCACGTGGCAGGATCCGGAGGGCGGTCCTCAATGGTCGAGTCCTTTCCCAATCGATACTGAACGCTCGATGCCCTGAGAGGGTGTCGGACGACCCGCCAGGTTCTGATCGAGACGTCCGCCAACGACCGAAGGTGGCCGAGTGCCCGCGAACGCGGATTCTTCGGCGGATGGGGTGTGGCCGACTCGCGGCGGCGAGCGACTCGGCGATACTCGCCCAAGAGGGAAGTGCGACCTCGCATGGCAACCATGACCCGACCGCCGCGCGTGCCGGCGATCCCACGCCGGGTATACCCCGATCGCCCCATCGCGGCGCCGCCGAAGGCTGCGAGCAAGGCCACGGGAACCCGCAAGATCGCAACGAACTTCCTGGCACTCAGCGTCGCTGAGATCCTCTGCCGGGGAATCTCGGTGGTCGTGACCCTGGGGCTTGCCAAGACCCTGGGCAGGGGCGGGTACGGGCGGATCGAGTTCGCCTTCAATGTCGTCTTCTGGCTGGTCTTGCTGGTTCGCGACGGATTCGAGGTCATCTCTTCGCGCGAGATTGCGCGTCATCCGCGCCTGGTCCGCCCGCTCGTCAATCACATCCTGGCCGTCAAGCTGCTCCTGGCAACGATCCTGCTGATCGGGCTGGTCGCGATTGGATGTGCGACGCTGACCGGCCCCCGCGAGCGCATCGTCCTGGGCTGTTATGGGCTGATGTTGCTGACGACGGCCCTCGGTTTAGACTTCGTCTTCCGCGGCAAGGAGCGGATGGGCCTGGTGGCCATCTCGCTCTGCATCAGGACGGCGCTCTATGCGGCGGGCGTCTGGCTGCTGGTCAGCAACGAGTCTCACATCATCTGGGTGCCTGTCTGCCTGGTCACGGGCGAGGCCTTCGGGATCGGCCTGGTCTGGGCGGCCTATGCACGCGAATACGGGATGCCCCGGCCTGTGCTCGGGGCCCGTTTCCTCAAGGTCTTCCTGCGCCGGGGTCGGCCGGTGGCCCTGATCCAGATCTCCCAGACGGTGATCGGGTCGGTTGACGTCATGCTGGTCGGCCTGATGAGCACCTACGCCAGCGTAGGCCTTTACAGTGCCCCCTACAGGATGATCAACGCGGTGTTGACGTTCGGCCTGATCTTCCAGCAGGTCGTCTTCCCCAGCATGGCCCGCTCCTGGCGCGAGACCCCCGAGGCCGGTCGACAGGCGCTTGATGCCCTGGTCCGGGTGCTCGTGTCGGTCTTGATCCCGCTTGCAGTCGGGACGACGCTGCTCGCCGATTCGCTGGTTGGCTGGATCCTGCCCGAGGATTTTGCCACCGCGGGGCTGCTTCTGGCCCTGGGTATCTGGCGGGCACCCCTGCTGACCCTGGCTTATCTCTATCAGATGGCCCTGATCTCATTGAACCGCGAGATCGCCGGGTTACGGCTTCTCTTCGCGGGTGCGATCGGGTCGGGCCCGCTCGTGGCGATTCTGGGTGCAACCTTCGGACTGGAAGGGGCTTCCGCGGCGGTCGTGATCGTCGGGCTGGTCTTGATGCTGGCCGGGTACATCTGCCTGGCGGGCGAAGGTCGAAGCCCCGCCTGGCACCATCACGTCGCCAGGCCCTTACTGGCCTCGCTGGCGATGGCACCCGTCTGTCTCCTGCTCCGAAACCGCAATCTTCCGCTCGCCGTGCTCAGCGGTGCGGCCACCTATGCTCTGACCCTCCTGGTTATCGGCGGACTGAGCATCCGCGACATCCGCGCCGTGCTGCACCCTGGACAGTTCGGGCTGGTGATCGCCGGCTCGGACGAAGCCGCCGAGCCGGCCTGATTCCACGTTCGTCCGCTCTGTTCAGCCGGGCCAGGTCGGGATGAGCCGGTCTTTCCTCAGCCTGGCGAACAGGTCGAGGAACGAGGCGAGGGTCGGCTGATATTCGGTGAAGCCGGCCACTCGACTTTTCGTCATGTCGGTGACGACTTCCATCTCGCGGCCCAGATCCAGGTCGGTGTGCCAGGCCGAAGCCAGCTTGCTCAGGTCCGGTTCGGCCAGCCCGTGTTTACCGGCGATCTCCGTCCAGAGTTGCCCTTTATCGGCCAGTTGTGGATCGAGCGGAGTCGCGTGCCCGGGGTAGGGGGCCGCCTCGAGGCCGAAATCGGCGGCGAGCCTCGGCCAGAGCCAGTTCCAGCGGAAGATGTCGCCGTTGACGACGTTGAACGCCTGGTTGCTGCCGGCCTCGCAGGTCGAGGCCCATTCCAGGTGCTTGGCCAGCAGCCGGGCATCGGTCACGTCCGTCAGCCCCTCCCACTGCTGGCGAGATCCCGGGAAGACGAACGGCAGGCCGGTCTCGCGGCAGATTGACGCATAGACCGCGAGCGTGACGCCCATGTTCATGGCGTTGCCGACCGCATACCCGATGATCGTATGCGGCCGATGCACGCTCCACGAGAAACCCCGCCGCTCGGCGGCCGCGAATAACTCGTCTTCCTGGGTGTAGTAGAAATTGTCGCCGGGAACTCGCGGCATCTCCTCGCGGAAGGGGGTCTCCGGCCTGGTCGCG
It encodes:
- a CDS encoding SIMPL domain-containing protein translates to MPPTITVTGIGKISAVPDIAQINVGVVTQAATAGEALAGNSSSMTKLYAILKERGVATKDLQTSQVSISPVYSQPAPHNPQAPNNEFVPRIVGYRVDNTLEITARKIEKLGELLDALVQSGANQIHGISFRVDKPEGLLDSARKQAMQDAKRKAEMLAGEAGVVVGHPRSISEGSDFQPPVPKFAGAMRMMAADSTPVAAGEQELSVTVNVVYELILPK
- a CDS encoding oligosaccharide flippase family protein; the encoded protein is MATMTRPPRVPAIPRRVYPDRPIAAPPKAASKATGTRKIATNFLALSVAEILCRGISVVVTLGLAKTLGRGGYGRIEFAFNVVFWLVLLVRDGFEVISSREIARHPRLVRPLVNHILAVKLLLATILLIGLVAIGCATLTGPRERIVLGCYGLMLLTTALGLDFVFRGKERMGLVAISLCIRTALYAAGVWLLVSNESHIIWVPVCLVTGEAFGIGLVWAAYAREYGMPRPVLGARFLKVFLRRGRPVALIQISQTVIGSVDVMLVGLMSTYASVGLYSAPYRMINAVLTFGLIFQQVVFPSMARSWRETPEAGRQALDALVRVLVSVLIPLAVGTTLLADSLVGWILPEDFATAGLLLALGIWRAPLLTLAYLYQMALISLNREIAGLRLLFAGAIGSGPLVAILGATFGLEGASAAVVIVGLVLMLAGYICLAGEGRSPAWHHHVARPLLASLAMAPVCLLLRNRNLPLAVLSGAATYALTLLVIGGLSIRDIRAVLHPGQFGLVIAGSDEAAEPA
- a CDS encoding SDR family oxidoreductase; translation: MANRAVIAGVTGIVGNNLATLLVERGWEVDGLARKPPIGIKGVKPVAVDLVDPEGVRKALEGVDPSHVFIATWLRQATEAENCAVNGAMVRNLMNAFGHSGKLRHVALVTGLKHYLGPFDAYAATRPETPFREEMPRVPGDNFYYTQEDELFAAAERRGFSWSVHRPHTIIGYAVGNAMNMGVTLAVYASICRETGLPFVFPGSRQQWEGLTDVTDARLLAKHLEWASTCEAGSNQAFNVVNGDIFRWNWLWPRLAADFGLEAAPYPGHATPLDPQLADKGQLWTEIAGKHGLAEPDLSKLASAWHTDLDLGREMEVVTDMTKSRVAGFTEYQPTLASFLDLFARLRKDRLIPTWPG